tctcATCTGCCTGCACAGCTGTCttcccttcctcttcatcctcgtcATCATCCTCCTCGCTCACAAGGCTCTGGCACcacaagaaataaacacaatgataTAGACTGTATAACAGTATTACATAAGATTTACAGGAATGTGACCCGACACAAGATAAATAACAgtacgtttgtttgtttgtcagcaggcttACACAAATAATACCAAACAGATTTCCACtgaacttggatggaggatggttctcgacccagaatagacctcattaacttttggtgcagatctgaaTAAAGGAAGGATGCAGGacttttttcttactttcttatACATTGTGAGATTGGgcctttttccacattttctttaatttctcagggaataatctgtggatcttgatgaaaaaaatctggcaaatttaggtggctggtatccaTGTGTGAGTACAATTGTGACCTTGACACAAATTAAACTTAAACTGCTTAGACTAGTATGTTGCCTCATACATCTGCAGTGACACACAGActataatacaaaaaaaaggctaaataaCAGCTTCCTCTGTTCTCTCACCATGTCGGCACTGGGTTGGTACTTATGCAGCCAGGTGGTTTTATACTGGACCAGCTTCTGTCCCCGGTAGCGCACAGATGCCCAGCCGCAGCCAGACTTCTTGGCTGGGTTGACCAGACGTTTGCAGTGTGTTGCCCAGGCGCTGGGGGAGTTGAAGATCTGGCCCGTCTCCACCCATCTGATTTTCCCATCATTCAACAGGTCTCCTACGAAGTTCTTACCCTGAGGGAGCATAGAAGAGagacattttgattaaaaaacaagacgtgtgtgtgagtttacTACTTTAAAGTCTCTGTTTAGTGCATTTCATTGCCAGTGTACCATGCTTGAACAACACATTCAACCTCACATGATACTAAACTAACATAAAAAACGATTTACAACTTTCAtattgtgatgtgtgttgttaCCAGGTAGTGGATGGCGAGCGCGCCGTCCCCCGGCTCCACCAGGCCGTCCTTGAGCAGCACTCTCAGGGTGATGCCTCTCCGGGTCAGCAGGGAGCCCCGACCAGAGCTGGACCTCAGGTCTgcctcctcccctccactcagctcctcctcgtcctcctctcctccatcctccaccACCTGTGGAGAGCTGGGTGGCTCCGAGCctgaagagacacacacacaaacacacatcttttaTCCTAACGTGCACCAGTTACACGTGGGTGTAAtgttaatgatttaaaaaaaaaacacaatcttgGTATGTTTGATGCATTTAATGTGTGCTCACATTACTCAGAGGCTTTAAAATGAGCCAAAACAGCTGGCTGCCAGTTAAACATCTGTATATCACAGTTACATCAGGACCAAAGCCAATGCAAATGTCCCATTATTGTAATTACAATGACTTTATAATGAAAGCCCCACTGTAATGGCAGCCAGCACCATTCATAATTGCAGCATGCTAAAATGATAGCAGTCCCATCCTGGTGAAAAGGGATCTCAAGGGGGACAAAACAGCCAAAAGATAATCTAAATTGGCATTTCATTAATTACGGCTAAGCTATGCGGGTTGGCCTTTGTTTCCACCTCCCATTAGGGCACGGCTCTCTCCGCAACAGCAGGCCTGTTTCCCCCTCCTTCTGTTAATTTGCCTCAGAATCACAATTAAACCCTCTTTCATTATCCTCACCCATATCTCTGACCGCGTCGGAGAGCGCCTTTAAATCCAACTCGGTCCAAAGCTGCTCCTTTCCAGGGCACCGTGTGGGGCCGAGCTGCGGGCAGATCTCACAGATACAGGCCTGCACTTCGGCACACTAGCTCCGGCTATtattcaaaaacataaaatgaaggCGTCTGTGGCTCTGCAGTGTAGTTTCCTTgttgtgttgctttaatgtcAGTTCCCCTcccctttctttctccctctccccgtCCTTGTCACTCTCCCTGTGTTCTTCGGAGCGGGTTTGTCTGGCGCGCCGTGCCGGTCTCTATCTGCCCTcaatcacacaaacatgacaCTAAAAAACACCACAAGGTCGTTGAGAAGAGAGCACAATCGACTGGGGGGGTGGGGGAAATGTCTGGAGTGTtactaaaaatgtaaacaatgcagCGATACATTTGCGTTTCCTCCGGAAAGATGAAGTGTCGCGCCGTGCGCCTGAGCCGAGCGATATTTAACATCCAGGCAGATTAAAAGTACATCCTGAAGATTGTGAGCTCCTCGCATATGAGAAACACTGCACAGGAGCTGAAGCCAGTGATTTGTGTGGTGTGATAAGACGACCCCGTCCCGTACTTTCTTATGTACACAATGGTTTTCTTCACTACACCGAGATGTTCCTTCTTTATCTCCGGAAAGAAACACATCTACCGAGGTGCAGCCTGCGGAGGGCAGCAAACCTCCAGCAGTGAGTCCTCACTGGGTTCAGTTCCTCTCACACCCACGTGGTGGTAATACAGGTCTGTGTTCACACGACAGGAAGCAACCCCTCAGCATAGTATTATAGGCTcgtattaaaggggcactctgtgGTTTTTgttctgaggaaaataaggtcgaagctagaaaggtggcagggtccgccacatataaacaaagtaagacggtacagtgtgttgtcctttaaggtcagtttgtttattcagtttattttagtcatgaaaaggaagagtttgtttaatttatacctttttcactgaaaactaAAACCCACCAAGatcgggcttttgtgtgcaatgggaatgtgtaaactcagcatttttatcacctcggccTTGATTTAAACGTAAGACCCTGGCTAACGAGCTTAAGTGATGACGTGTTATCAACATCGGGTGGTGGCGCGTAAGTAAgtaaggaatttgggatgcggcCTATCCAAGGACTTTTTGTTACTGGACAAAGcattggaggtggagccccgttcattcctatgaaagctgctcagtggtgttttgaagccaaaaataCTCgctggctaacttccggttaagcgcccggctaacttgaatggggataaaataattgaattgtgcggctcttctagactttccaaatgttattggactgtATCTATCCGCCATTTTACAGACCTAacccttctttcacaatgtgtctgttgttgttttctcttctatTATAACTGTGTCCGGCGCATTCGTGACGTGaaacgcttcagataaaaatcacagacggtATGCCTTGCctgggaatggggtcaataggcgaTTTTTAGAGGGTGTACCCttgtttaaaaaacctgtgtagacccactaattttggtggaaaagggatattagtttgtttaggtataaAGCTTTAAGCCAATGAAGCCACTCTCTACTAATtacttcccaaaaactacatagtgcacctttaataccaGGACTATTATGTCacatattattacattatgtaatATTTCTTGGATAAACGTTTGGTCTTTGCCTCACAAATACTTTATTACTAATAAAATTAGTGaggtttcatttaaaatgatacatACTGTACGTTTTACCCGGCAAagaaatttaaaggtgcaatatgtaaaaattttagttgaaaacatgaaaaaatatactaaaaatattaacagaatgtgaaaaataacattttgaccTTGACTATGATGAAATGAactatgataaaaaaaagtgaagaaaaggCATGAATCTATTGATTAACCTGCAAAATTCTATTGACATAAATGCAAGTTATGAGCCAAAAGCCCCCTTTTAATGTCCTTTACAAAGATTTTAAAGCCTATACAGCCTATATAAAGAATATTTAATCTTGttacaacaaaaatgtcataaaaactGTAATTGTAGGTCTTGCCTGTAAAGTGTGTAATTTATGCATTTATAAACTGTGcctttaatttgaatttaaataaaactttaaaacatttttttaatttattcacttttttatgtatttgttttatttgtatttatttattagtattCTAGAGACTGAATGTTGATAGAAGTGAAGCCGTCACAACTCTACTTTAAACATTAGGGCTGAGCTGCCACAAGATGGAGCcattttgcattaaaaaggTCAGGAAAGGGTCAAATACATGTACCATCATGTTCAGGTTCAGATATAGATGTGTTTCATTATCATATTATCATACCTGCTGCTACTGGTATTTAATCAGGTGATGTAATTGTTTTATCCGAATATGTTATACCTCCCAAATCATATTCAACAAATTACTAATTGTTAGATAAATTAGTGGTCTCCTTCCCTGGTGTCATAAATATGAGTCTGTGACACAGTGCAGCAGTATTATTCTTAATACATACaaccacatacagtatttgtacTCACACAAACTTGTATAAATACTTATCAACTTGAAAACCAGAATTTATTTCAGTAATACTGAACAAAGATTTTACATTATTTGGACATTTATTAACTgtaacaaaataacattaattatactGCCAACAtctgaatgtatttttctgaCACAACCTTGTAAAAGTACACGCTGCAGTTTTAAATTGTCTACCATAACTTTAAAGGACTTTACAAAGAGTAACTGTAAAAATGGCAAGAAAATATGATTACCATAAATTTAGAAAACCTTAGCTTttgttaaaaaagttaaattcaTGTTAAATGACgttatgtaaatgtatatatcctttttttaaaagtatataATATGGGCAGACAGAGTGTCATGAAGTTTATTATGATGCATTCAGTGGCTTCTTTTTCCCCGTACAAACCAATACATCTTCCAAATGTATACACTCCTGTTGAGTGTGCAGGTTGTAATAATGGGTATTTTGGGTCTTTTACCACAGATTGTGTTACTGTCGATGTActcaaagcaacaaaatgtaactttttccTTACAATTATCAGCCCTGAACAAATGAGCTACACTTGTCATACCACTTGTGTAGCCAGGCTCACATACAGGGCAAGCCTGGTcatgttttacttcctgtttacttCCATGTTTATGTAAAAGTTAATATGCTGTTCATAAATCAGTCTTGTCCCTATCCTCTTTGCTGACGTTCTGTTTTACTGAAACAGAAGCTAATCTGTTGAGTAATGAGGACGTATCACCACTTTGAAGGTGAACAGGTTTGAGTGGCATGGACAGATGAGCTCAGCACTGCTCGGGACAAATGTAATATTCTTATCAGCAACAGCATCAAATTCCTCAACGTGGACCACGTACCTCCCTTCACACTCAATAACAAGCTTATTGTTGTACTCAATACTTCCCTCCATCTCACCGAGCAAAGCACTGTTCTCTTCCTCAATCTCCAAACTAACAGCAGGCAAAGACGGGCAAGTGACATGTTCAGTTGAGCAATCTTCATCACTCGTATACACTCTTGCTTTCCAGTGCACATTGCGAAAAGTAAAATAGGCACTGTTATGAACAGGTGTTTGGAAGTTAGATGTCAGATTCTTGATGAGCTGGCCATAAAGACTGTAGTAACTCAAATTCTTGTATGCTTCAACAATGTAGTAGTCGAAGGTAAAGCTCCATGGGCTGCCAGTGTAAATCCTGGATGTGTAGACATCTTGTTCTTCTTTCAGGTCATTGAGCAATGCTGCGGAGGGCAGAGCATTAAACTGAAACCCCTGCAACTTACTGGCAGAGTACTGTGAGCCGTTGAGAGAGAACAAGTCCACAGCCGGTATCATTGGGAAACGGATAAGCTTCAGAAGGACCTCAGGAATTGTTGTGTCTCCTCGGGCTGCCGCCCATCTCTCCAGTCCATTCAGGATGACCATTTCACTTTGTACCACAAGGTCCGACCGAGACAAAAGAGCTTTGACAAGACCAAATGGAAGATTTTCCCAGGCTGGGGAACGGATCAGCGCCTCACAGTTCCATGCCAGGAAGCGAACATAAACTTCCTGTAGAGCCTCATCATCTGTAAGAACTGCATACTCATAGATAGAGTTTGGACTCTGAAAAATGGTATCTTCTGGAAGAAACAGCCTGAAAATACTTAAAGTCTCATTCTGAAATTCAACCAGACCCCAGTCAAATGCCATCTTGAGAATGCAAACGGCAGATGATAGTGTAACTTTGATTTTTCTCGTGTAGAAGTATctgaaatgtaaacattttcattagcATGGCTCAGCTATTTCTAAATGAGTGCATAcaatcagacagacagtgacTCTGAGTGGTTTGCTTTTACCTGACAAAGTCGTTGGCGTGTTGACTGCAGACAGAAGTGACACCAATGATGAGGGGGCTGGAGTCTGGCTGTAAAATTTCGAGGTTTGAGTCCAAAGAAAGGATGACCCTGTGAGCACAGATTGTCTCAATGGTGCTGTCGTCCACCACCACCGTAATGTTCAAGTCACAGTCACGCCCACTATCAAACAGCTCCCCCAGCTGGTGAGAGAGGCTTGCAATGTGGTACAAACTGTACTCTTGGCGTGGATCTCTTTTGGTAGATTCTGGGCACAGTTTGAAGAAAAAATTAgcatctgacattttttattttttttatggatGATGTAAAAGTCTTAGCTACACGTTGCCTTACCTTTTTTGCATCTAACACCAACATCCTCACTGTGACCACAGTTATTGATCCCCCAACCAGGAAATTTACAGTGGAGCAGGTTTACCTCTATCCCAATACAGCCTACATCGTCCATCCAGATGTTTCCATCGCCTAACACGAAATCAACCACAGAATATGACAGTGACAATACAGCCATTTGTACTAAATATTGCTCAAAATTACAGGTTTTCATCATTAGTGTTTGACACTCTTGTGCCATACTACCTTAAGTTTCAGAAGGTCAAAGTCAAATTGAGTTTTATTACCCTCGCCAAATGATACCATAGCTTCTCTTGCACCAGAGAAATGGAGCTGGCGACACACTGCCTGCGCGTCATTTATGTCCCATGCATCATCGCACACAGTCCCCCAAGATCCATCATGAAAGATCTCCACGCGGCCCTCAGAGGGATCTTGACCACCAGCCAGCCTAATAAAACCTTCCTCCTGACCTTTAGAAACATGTAACGTCATAACCAAGTTTAGTTATCTGTGCCATATGATTTCTAATGTGATCAAAAAAGTAGCATATTATAATATTTAagttaaaatacacacacatattaactTTCACCTGTATTGTCATTGAGAATATTGTTTactgacaaatgaaaataaGCCAGTAAAAGTTTATCATATTGATCTCATGCATGGTGGTGAAAGACACTGAGAGAAGAGGGCTGGAAAGTTTCTGGggtaaaaatatcttttttggTTTCACTGTTAAATTAAGCTCTTTAAATGAGTTTACTCACCAGCAGACAAGCTGAAGCTCAGGAAAAGAATGCAGAATAATAAAGTATCGTCTTCCATTTTAATGCCAGTCCACtggagaaaagaaggaaaacaagaaaaatgtattaattaattcGTAATTGAGTTACTTGTGCAACATTTTCAATGAATAACATTTACTAGTAACACCtgcagtatttttacagtgtggtattagtacttttactgaagtaaatgaTATGAATACTTCCTCCATGACTGATTTTCAAGAGACACAGGAATATACTCTAAGTGCATTTCCTACATATATAACCCAGTTTGCTCAAACAGATTCAAATACAACTTTGCTGAGCATATGGTGTGACTGAAATTTGGTGTGAGAAGCACAAACTGTCCGTTCACGACCCCATAAATTCTTCTTGTTAAATATAGGAATGAACTTACCAGGAATCAAAATGAAGTGAACCAAAGAAAGATGTCGCACTGAAGAAATAATAAGGGGAATCTGTGCCCACTGTATTTTATGCAGTTATTTTCCAGGAATCCCCACACCCACTGAGGGGGTGTTTCCGGgaaaaatagtttgacatttgatGCCACATTTTAATCCCACAACAGAAATCTTTTAAATTCCAACTTCACAATGATTGCTACCACAAAGGCAAATATTTATGCATGTCCTCCAAAAGTCAagagtgatttttcttttctcataaGACCTCTTCGAACCCAGGTTGGCCTTCAAAACAGGAAGCAGGCTAGACACCACCCTATAATGAGAAACAAAGATTTGACAAGCAGTCCAGCAACTCTTGTTGATTTCTTTAATCCTAACTAAAAACTCTAATATACAAactttcaatttattttcttataattTATAGTAATTATATGTACTTTAATGTGCCCTTTAACTGCTTACTGAAAAAATAATGGACATTAATATCTAGAACTCGGTTAGTTAGAAGTAATATAATACTTTTAACCTGTATGTTTGTTTCTATTACACCAAAATGTTACCTATAGGACACTTTCCCACtcaaatgtatataaataacatgtttttaaaaactatatataacaTACAGTGTGCAGTTTATACATTATTAAAACTACAGGGCCACCATTGATCGGCTCTGATCAGTCGGGCTACACCATGGTGGTGGCGTTGCTAAGCAACCTTTAGCTAGCTGCTACAAACGAAGTGGAGGAAGACAAATCAAGCCCGCGAAACATGAAGAAGACAAAGGACGAAAACTAAGTTATCTACCCAATTTTAACAttcaaacaaaccacaaaccaGTACCCTACCTGTCTCTGGTTCTCGGTGCGGAAAAAGGCTTCATAGCGTTCAACAACGTGGAAACAATGAAGACACACACGACGTCCacgcagcaggaggagcaggcgAATATCGGCAAGGTGCTCACTTTTCTTCGAGAGTGGGACCGAGGGGACGGGACGGTCCGCGGACGCATGCTGAGCACTTTCCTGGCTCAAAACACAGGGAAGACGTTTTACGAGCTGGAGCTGCAGTTCGCACAGGTTGCCAGCCTCTTCCTGGCTCGACTCACCACCTGGATGAGACTCACGTATCCTTCGTGGATCAGGTTGACAAGCCTGCTGGTGCTACAACAGCTACAAGTCTATTGTATTTATCATATACCATACTGTATGCCCCATGTTAGCTGTATGAGCTATAAAGCATATATGTATTGACTTTTGACAAAGTGGATGATGAGATGTGGATCTACAAACACTTATAATGATGGAGAGCTGGATTTACTGTCACATTGTCCTTCACTGATTATCCAGATACATGTTTGGGACATTCTTAGGCCTGCAGCTTAAAGCAATTGGGATTTTCCTTTCAGCATCAAGCCAGTGAGTGGGATGAAATACTACTCTAAACTGCCGTGTCTGTGCCTTACTCTTTGTCTCAGTGACCCACATTTCTCGCCTTCCTCAGTGATCAGTTCCTGATGGAGTTCGTGGAGGACGGAGGTGTTCTCACTCTGCTGGAGGTCTTGAGCCGCTCTCGgagcaaagaggaggaaaaggcaGAGGCCCTCCGTCTCCTGCTCCTTGTCTCGGATGCTGGTCGCAAGTACAAAGAGATCATCTGTGAAAGCCACGGTAATTTTTATAAAGacatctgtattttattttaggGGCCGCAGCAGCTGTaccctctctttttttgtacAGGTGTAAAAGTCACAGCAGAGTGCCTGGCGACGTCAAACACAGATGAAACCAAAGAGACAGCATGCACCCTCCTGGAGTCCCTGTCCCATGGAAACCCCAAATATCAAAACCAAATCTACAAAGGTCTGATTGCCCTCATGACCTGTACCTCCCCTAAAGCCCAGCAGCTGGTCCTGCACACCTTACACAGCGTACAGGTAAAGCAAAAGAGAGCACACTGAGCCATTTATTGATGATAGCATTGTCTTCATTCTCAGAACATACACGTGCCTTCATCCTCACTCCTTCTCATATGtatatctttttatttctttttaacattaaCTTAACCAGGATACTGAAAAActggttttgtatttttatgggAAATGTGATATATTAAACATATGAGAAGAAATACAATAGTTGTCTTTCCCTGTGTCACTCTCTCACAgtccaaaatgaaaacagcccATCCGAGCATTGTAGAGCCTCTGCTGAATACGCTCAGGTCCCTGCACCTGGAGGTCCAGGATGAAGGTAAGCAGAAAAAATGTTGAAGTAAGCTTTTGCCGTGGCTGATgagtagttttttttctgtgttgtgctgaaacttgcttgaaatgataaatgaatCCACAAGCCAaccttctctcttctctccctgtgtgtATGCTTCTGGCAGCGATAAATCTGATCTCAGACCTGAAGTGTTTCGATGTGAGGTCGATGCTGCTCAGCGGACTGGTGGTTCTGCTGAGGCCTACTAAAGAAGACGTACAGCAGCACCAGAATCATGACGGTAATAACTTGGTCTATTAGTGTGTTGGTTTTTCAAAGTGTCCAACCACGTTATGCTAATATGGCCGCAATTTCTCAAACAGATAtgtcattttccattttctctccacCCTGTTAATTAATGTGTTGATGTCTGTGATTGTTgatataattaaaatattttgtcgATACATACAGTCCCATCAGAGTCTGAGATAATCAAGACAACTGGAtctcttcctgtgtttgtgcaaCAAGCTGCTGCAGCTAAAGCGATCCGGTACGGACACAAACATTGTCAGAAAATGACTAGTGTATTGCTCTGTTGACTCTAATAGTTTGAGCTGTTGCCATTCAGTAAGGTTATATTTTTACGGTTTTGTTGAATGTGTTGAAGCTTGCTGGCTGAGGACAGTCGAGAGGTTTCCCGTGAGCTTCTCTCTCTCGGAGTGATCCAACGTCTTCTTCATGCTGTGGGCAACAGAGAACACACTGATGCCCAAATACAAGCCAGTCTGGCCTTGGAGGTACAAACATGCTTTCATATAAACTTAAAATATGCACATACACAGATGCATGTAAAATAAACCTCTGCTTTCATCTCTGTCCAGCACTTTGTCCGCTCATACGCAGTTATTGAGGAACAAGTGGAAAGAGTCATTGGCAGCACCCTGTTTGCAGCATTTATGGTAAGTTTTAATAATATGTTAATATGATGATGGTATTGGTAAAAAAGTTAATGTGAAAGCTACTAAAAGGCAGCTCTAACAAACTGCATCAACGTCTTTCTACAGCACAAAGCTGACACTTTGTACATGAATTTGGATGAAACACAGGCAGAAATCCTGCTGACTAACAATGTGAACATAACTGAAGGTAAAGAGTTATGAGTTCATCTTAGAGTTGGTCTaaagtttgtctttttccctcAGCTGCCTGTCGTCTGTGaataattgtttttcattttgttttttgcatttcagtTCTGGATGGTGATGAACATTGAATGCTGACGAGAGGAACAAATCATTTGCAGCAGATGAAGACAATTTTGTGTGAATACTGTTTGTATTcaatatatttgttattaaaagtttaatttttgttttaatgtctacttttttcattcatttcatttttcatcaaaaatagTAATAACTTTCAACTTGCACTGTGttgttatttataatttatgGTGAACTTGTATTACTTTGCTTTACACAACATGTGACTTTAACCTATCAGAGAGAGCTTTCAGCATTTTACTGACGATGATTGTCTCCatgataaattacattttggtTATTTTGACAATGCACTAATCAGTGGTGAAATGAACTGTATTAAAGCACACATTTAAGGTGCTAGTACAGTCTTTTTATGCCACTTCCTACTTTGACTCCACTACAATTTAGAaggaaatattgtttttacttgtttttaccACGATCATTTAGCAGCTTTAGTGACGAGTTTTAAGTTTGCTTTGATATAAAAGTTCCTGGAATAGAGAGCATTGCTCTCAGTGAACTGTCTCCTGAATATACGtataaagattttaaaaaagaaaagaaagaaagtgattTGTAACCGATGAAACTACTACTATAAATACATTACAActtaaatgataaatataaatCGACAACAATTTTGATAAGTCTTGATCacttttcatgtaaaaacatttcatagtTCCAGCTttacaaatgtgaatattttaataattttaatttattcataatTCTGTTCACAATCACTGTGCAGTTGTTACTTTTGGGCTCTTGGctctttattatttatctattttatgaacggagaaaataatcagcacaATAATCCACGatgaaaataattacaaaataatttaaCGGACTACAACAGCAAAATCGTGTCTTCACGTTAATGCATGATAACAATCTAATGATATATAATTGAATAATATCACAGGGGACATTTATCTCTGAATACTTTTATTACAGACTTTGTCCTGATTACACTTCACATcctttttacagtgttttgtcatttttgttgtCATATTAGTACTTCTACTGCAGTAACACTGGCACTGATGAAGTTAATGCATCCTCCAATACAGTATAGTCACTAATAATCAATATTAAATGATAGTTGCACAACCACATAATCCGCCTTTACGTAAAGTTGCTTTTGACCCGCCCACCGGATATGACGTCAAACGTTCGTCTCCTGTTTCCTTGCAGCTGATTGGACGAGCAGCGGCCGTCCGTCCTGAACGTGGCGGGAGTGAAGTGAGTCCGTGAAGTAAACACGGCTGAGAAATAAAACTGCACATGAGGAGTTTATTCATGAGCAGGTTACGTTCAACGATGCACAAAGGCGAGACAGCCGGACTGGAGGCGGTAGGAGCAACGAAACCAAAGCGGAAGAGGTCAAAGACAGCTGTGAAAGAAGGTACCATGTTACTTCATAAAAAAAGACTTTGGGTACTTAAACGTTACAGTGATGCATCCACACTGATGTGATAGTGAACATACAACAGCACAGTGTTTGCCTGTCTGCAGACATCCCTGAAACATGCACCACATTTATGAGAGACTTAATAACAGCACGTTTGCACAGTGTGTAATACAATCCACATAAATACCACCACTGTAATGTTTACACGTTTTGTTGAAACTCTGTCAGAAAgcttttcattcaaatatgTGGTGGATTTTACAGCCTCAGGAATAACCTAAAGGTTCATAGGGAACCAGACTTTATCCTGTGGGATCATCTGATATGTTCAATTTCATGCTTTTACAGAGAATAAACTGTTAGTATAGAAACAGTATTATTTCTATAAAGCAGGCAGTGAAGTAGGAAATCACCCCAGTATCATCTATTCTCTTCATGCTCTGTCAGCCAGTATGTATATTTGATACCGATATCAAGAAGACAGGGCCGATTATAGGTCTGCCCCTAATATTTGATACATACGAGGGGATTTGGTAAATATTTAGCTTGCTTGAATATCAGTGTCTTTTTTATTGACTTTGAGTaagtgtgatgtttttgttcctCCAGAGGAAAGCACAAGTCCTTCCTCACCGTCCACATATCACACTTTCCATGATGCTGCTGA
This window of the Pagrus major chromosome 11, Pma_NU_1.0 genome carries:
- the mutyh gene encoding A/G-specific adenine DNA glycosylase, with the translated sequence MKTHTTSTQQEEQANIGKVLTFLREWDRGDGTVRGRMLSTFLAQNTGKTFYELELQFAQVASLFLARLTTWMRLTYMFGTFLGLQLKAIGIFLSASSHDQFLMEFVEDGGVLTLLEVLSRSRSKEEEKAEALRLLLLVSDAGRKYKEIICESHGVKVTAECLATSNTDETKETACTLLESLSHGNPKYQNQIYKGLIALMTCTSPKAQQLVLHTLHSVQSKMKTAHPSIVEPLLNTLRSLHLEVQDEAINLISDLKCFDVRSMLLSGLVVLLRPTKEDVQQHQNHDVPSESEIIKTTGSLPVFVQQAAAAKAIRLLAEDSREVSRELLSLGVIQRLLHAVGNREHTDAQIQASLALEHFVRSYAVIEEQVERVIGSTLFAAFMHKADTLYMNLDETQAEILLTNNVNITEEIKLHMRSLFMSRLRSTMHKGETAGLEAVGATKPKRKRSKTAVKEEESTSPSSPSTYHTFHDAADVVLLRSQLLRWYDKEKRELPWRTLAETESDLNIRTYGVWVSEIMLQQTQVATVIDYYNKWMKRWPTVRDLAAATLEEVNQMWAGLGYYSRGRRLHEGAQKVVSELRGQMPRTVDSLLKQLPGVGRYTAAAIGSIALGQVTGAVDGNLIRVLCRLRAIGADSTSPAVTEALWSLANTLVDPERPGDFNQAMMELGARVCTPKGPLCSQCPVQSHCHSYRKVHVKQEENSRKLLGKLDRKPSVLPDIEDCMNSGTCPLCPSEPWDDELGVQNFPRKPAKKPPRVERTLTCAVVRAGEEGEDEYLLTQRPNKGLLAGLWEFPSLLQEEKSSEMKQKKALCAEISKKLGTRLTDSLLQYVGEVVHIFSHIHQTYVVHSVRLKDGDTRTQTENAQWLSKSALQEAAVSTGVKKIVKLCDSVDGQKDKTTKDGKRQKTGGTKKAQTSKKPRLSAAHGGSRQLSLSSFFNTVKQES
- the LOC141004771 gene encoding galectin-3-binding protein A-like; translated protein: MEDDTLLFCILFLSFSLSAGQEEGFIRLAGGQDPSEGRVEIFHDGSWGTVCDDAWDINDAQAVCRQLHFSGAREAMVSFGEGDGNIWMDDVGCIGIEVNLLHCKFPGWGINNCGHSEDVGVRCKKGPESTKRDPRQEYSLYHIASLSHQLGELFDSGRDCDLNITVVVDDSTIETICAHRVILSLDSNLEILQPDSSPLIIGVTSVCSQHANDFVRYFYTRKIKVTLSSAVCILKMAFDWGLVEFQNETLSIFRLFLPEDTIFQSPNSIYEYAVLTDDEALQEVYVRFLAWNCEALIRSPAWENLPFGLVKALLSRSDLVVQSEMVILNGLERWAAARGDTTIPEVLLKLIRFPMIPAVDLFSLNGSQYSASKLQGFQFNALPSAALLNDLKEEQDVYTSRIYTGSPWSFTFDYYIVEAYKNLSYYSLYGQLIKNLTSNFQTPVHNSAYFTFRNVHWKARVYTSDEDCSTEHVTCPSLPAVSLEIEEENSALLGEMEGSIEYNNKLVIECEGRYVVHVEEFDAVADKNITFVPSSAELICPCHSNLFTFKVVIRPHYSTD